One region of Danio rerio strain Tuebingen ecotype United States chromosome 5, GRCz12tu, whole genome shotgun sequence genomic DNA includes:
- the flrt1a gene encoding leucine-rich repeat transmembrane protein FLRT1, translating to MMAPEGIGELRDLLFLLLLCFTLLAELLEMTAASSQGLDGEDDIVCPSVCRCDEDFIYCNDRGLSAIPPLPPSATVLYLQNNHIDNAGLPRSLEYHTTVRVIYLYDNELDDFPMHLPPSIRELHLQDNNIRVLPRAALARLPLLEKLHLDDNSVSTVSIEDQAFADNPRLRLLFLSRNHLSSIPSGLPASLEELRLDDNRISTIPTHAFRGLSSLRRLVLDGNLLANQRIADDTFSRLSNLTELSLVRNSLQTPPLNLPSAHLQRLSLQDNNLIHVPRGSLDGMRRLQRLDLSGNNLTTLPRGLFRDLDTLGQLLVRGNPWHCGCNLRWLHDWLEAKGNTITVRGFICLTPERVRDMALRDLTNQMDECELAAAGGGGVGAGVGVGGNRMSGGAVSTTLSPPQGSLFTLRSKRPGLGLPDSGLDYTLSSSGVGKNLALNVKPLSHDSIRVTWSVAQTSSSFRLSWLRLGTSSAMGSITETLVRGDRREYLLTSLQPASSYIICMVPLVSNSGSRSGLPGGDAESNDVPVCARTETSDPNQPDDEQGETEGSDQMTSLPLAGIIGGATAIVSLALIIAIFCWYGHRAGRFTSRDHYSHSSARKSKNYDDYIESGTKKDNTILEIRGPGFQMTPMATRQPIQPKPVREDYIIHTIFPSNGTGLYKPSQNITNSGYGTNRGYREGGIPDIDYSYT from the coding sequence ATGATGGCTCCAGAAGGTATAGGGGAGCTTCGAGACTTGCTCTTTCTCCTGTTGCTATGCTTCACGCTATTGGCTGAGCTACTGGAGATGACTGCAGCGTCCTCACAAGGATTGGATGGGGAGGATGACATAGTGTGCCCTTCTGTGTGCCGCTGTGATGAGGACTTCATTTACTGCAACGACCGTGGATTGAGCGCAATCCCACCTTTGCCACCATCCGCAACTGTTCTTTATCTTCAGAACAATCACATTGACAACGCAGGGCTTCCTAGGTCCTTGGAGTATCACACTACTGTGCGTGTTATATATCTCTATGATAACGAGCTGGATGATTTCCCCATGCATTTGCCACCTTCGATAAGAGAGCTCCACCTCCAGGACAACAACATTAGAGTGTTGCCAAGGGCTGCACTTGCTAGACTTCCACTCCTTGAGAAGTTACATCTAGACGACAACTCTGTTTCTACAGTAAGCATTGAGGATCAAGCCTTTGCGGACAACCCTCGATTGCGCCTACTCTTCCTTTCCAGAAACCACCTTTCCAGCATCCCATCTGGTCTTCCTGCCTCACTCGAAGAGCTTCGTTTAGACGACAACCGAATCTCAACTATTCCCACGCATGCCTTCCGAGGTTTGTCCTCTTTACGTCGCCTAGTCCTGGATGGTAATCTTTTAGCGAATCAACGTATAGCCGATGATACCTTCTCACGCCTGTCAAACCTTACAGAACTCTCCCTGGTGCGTAATTCACTTCAGACACCTCCCCTTAATTTGCCCAGTGCCCATCTGCAAAGACTCTCCCTACAGGACAATAATCTCATACACGTGCCTCGGGGCTCACTTGATGGAATGCGCAGACTACAGCGCCTAGATCTTTCTGGAAACAATCTGACTACCCTTCCTAGGGGGTTGTTCAGAGATTTGGATACTCTCGGGCAGTTGCTTGTGCGGGGAAACCCATGGCACTGCGGGTGCAATTTGCGCTGGCTTCATGACTGGCTTGAGGCAAAAGGGAACACAATTACCGTGAGAGGCTTTATATGTCTGACACCAGAGAGAGTCCGAGACATGGCTCTCAGAGATCTTACGAATCAAATGGATGAATGTGAGCTGGCTGCTGCAGGGGGTGGAGGAGTAGGAGCAGGAGTTGGGGTTGGTGGGAACAGGATGAGTGGAGGAGCTGTTTCTACCACACTTTCTCCCCCTCAAGGATCCCTCTTTACTCTCAGATCCAAGCGACCAGGCTTGGGACTTCCAGATTCAGGGCTGGACTACACATTAAGCAGCAGTGGTGTTGGGAAGAACCTGGCTCTAAATGTGAAACCCCTATCACATGATAGTATCCGCGTTACTTGGAGTGTAGCACAAACATCTTCATCCTTTCGATTAAGCTGGCTTCGCCTGGGAACGAGTTCTGCTATGGGTTCCATCACAGAAACCTTAGTTAGGGGTGACCGGCGAGAGTACCTACTAACTTCCCTACAGCCTGCTTCAAGCTACATCATCTGCATGGTGCCTCTAGTGTCTAACAGTGGAAGCAGAAGTGGTTTGCCTGGGGGGGACGCAGAATCAAATGACGTTCCCGTTTGCGCCAGAACTGAAACATCTGATCCCAACCAGCCGGATGATGAACAAGGCGAAACCGAAGGCTCTGATCAAATGACTTCTCTTCCACTTGCTGGAATTATTGGAGGTGCTACTGCAATAGTTTCCCTAGCTCTGATCATTGCAATCTTTTGCTGGTATGGGCATCGTGCCGGACGCTTCACATCACGAGACCACTACAGTCATAGTAGTGCTCGCAAAAGCAAGAACTATGACGATTACATTGAGTCAGGCACAAAAAAAGACAATACCATCCTTGAGATCAGAGGTCCTGGATTCCAGATGACACCGATGGCAACAAGGCAGCCCATTCAGCCCAAACCAGTCCGAGAGGATTACATTATACACACCATCTTCCCCTCAAATGGCACAGGTTTATACAAGCCATCCCAAAACATCACCAACTCTGGCTACGGTACCAACCGTGGCTATAGAGAAGGAGGTATTCCAGATATAGATTACTCTTACACATGA